A region of Massilia sp. WG5 DNA encodes the following proteins:
- a CDS encoding ABC transporter permease — protein MFAYILRRLWQMLPTMAGVVLLVFLLFNWVGGDPSYLLAGKMADAQAIANIRTQLGLDQPWYVQLGIFVRQILSFDFGNAWSTGEPVSHILATRLGPSLTVLVPLTVLETLIGIALALAIAFVRGSLTDRLVMVACTVGMSISILVYIIVFQYGLAYKLGLFPVQGWGDRFLENLLRYATLPILIGLTVSVAPTLRLFRSFVLDEVGQDYVRTARAKGLSERRIVWVHVLRNAAIPIITYVMSNLPALLIGAFLLERFFGIPGIGREVILAVERSDFPVIKAITVYVAAATMVFNLLADLMYQAVDPRVQLK, from the coding sequence ATGTTTGCTTATATACTCCGCCGCCTTTGGCAAATGCTGCCGACCATGGCCGGTGTGGTGCTGCTGGTTTTCTTGCTGTTCAACTGGGTGGGGGGCGATCCTTCCTACCTGCTGGCGGGGAAGATGGCGGATGCGCAGGCGATCGCCAATATCCGCACCCAGCTCGGGCTGGACCAGCCCTGGTACGTGCAGCTTGGCATCTTCGTCAGGCAGATCCTGAGCTTTGATTTCGGCAATGCCTGGAGCACGGGCGAACCGGTCTCGCACATCCTCGCGACCCGGCTCGGCCCCTCGCTGACGGTGCTGGTGCCGCTCACCGTGCTGGAAACGCTGATCGGCATCGCGCTGGCGCTGGCGATCGCGTTCGTCCGCGGCTCGCTGACCGACCGCCTGGTGATGGTCGCCTGCACGGTCGGGATGTCGATCTCGATCCTGGTCTACATCATCGTGTTCCAGTACGGGCTGGCCTACAAGCTCGGGTTGTTTCCGGTGCAGGGCTGGGGCGACCGCTTCCTGGAAAACCTGCTGCGCTACGCCACGCTGCCGATCCTGATCGGCCTGACGGTGTCGGTGGCGCCGACCCTGCGCCTGTTCCGCAGCTTCGTGCTGGACGAGGTGGGCCAGGACTACGTGCGCACCGCGCGCGCCAAGGGCCTGTCCGAGCGCCGCATCGTCTGGGTCCACGTGCTGCGCAATGCCGCCATCCCGATCATCACCTACGTCATGTCGAACCTGCCGGCGCTGCTGATCGGCGCCTTCCTGCTCGAGCGCTTCTTCGGCATCCCGGGTATCGGGCGCGAAGTGATCCTGGCGGTCGAGCGCAGCGACTTCCCGGTGATCAAGGCAATCACGGTCTACGTGGCCGCCGCCACCATGGTATTCAACCTGCTGGCCGACCTGATGTACCAGGCGGTGGACCCGAGGGTGCAACTGAAATGA